A portion of the Micromonospora vinacea genome contains these proteins:
- a CDS encoding glycoside hydrolase family 13 protein, with the protein MIYQVYPRSFADGNGDGIGDIAGIRSRLNHLSALGVDAIWFSPWYPSPMADAGYDVSDYRDIDPVFGTLAEVEALIAEAHALGIRTIVDVVPNHCSDAHPWFQAALAGGPGAPERDLFWFRPGRGPNGDERPTDWIGEFGGETWTRTTNPDGTPGDWYLHLFAPQQPDFNWDHPRVREEFEDILRFWFDRGVDGIRIDSAGLLVKDGTLPEVRDDEPHPFHDLDGVHDIYRGWRRVADEYADRALIGEVWLPDRQRFANYLRPDELHAAFNFDFLGCAWDAAALRESIDGTLSAHAPVNAPATWVLSNHDVTRHVTRYGRADTRFSFAAKREGTPTDLELGTRRARAAALLSLSLPGAAYVYQGEELGLYEVEDIPYALRQDPMWERSGRIDPGRDGCRVPLPWGGDEPPFEFSPEGAATPWLPQPADWKDRTASAQTGDSASMLELYRAAIQARKADPALGDGELTWLPAPDGVLAFSRGGGFSCLVNLSAAPVPMPAQGELVLASGPLDDGMLPSDTAVWLRTAESTDGPRGADGPA; encoded by the coding sequence GTGATCTACCAGGTGTATCCCCGGAGCTTCGCCGACGGCAACGGCGACGGCATCGGCGACATCGCCGGCATCCGGTCCCGGCTGAACCACCTGTCCGCGCTCGGCGTCGACGCGATCTGGTTCAGCCCCTGGTACCCGTCCCCGATGGCGGACGCCGGCTACGACGTCTCCGACTACCGCGACATCGACCCGGTCTTCGGCACCCTCGCCGAGGTGGAGGCGTTGATCGCTGAGGCGCACGCGCTGGGCATCCGGACCATCGTCGACGTGGTGCCCAACCACTGCTCCGACGCGCACCCCTGGTTCCAGGCCGCGCTCGCCGGCGGACCCGGCGCGCCCGAACGGGACCTGTTCTGGTTCCGGCCCGGCCGGGGGCCGAACGGCGACGAGCGACCCACCGACTGGATCGGCGAGTTCGGCGGCGAGACCTGGACGCGCACCACCAACCCGGACGGCACCCCCGGCGACTGGTACCTGCACCTCTTCGCCCCGCAGCAGCCGGACTTCAACTGGGACCACCCCCGGGTACGGGAGGAGTTCGAGGACATCCTGCGGTTCTGGTTCGACCGGGGCGTGGACGGTATCCGGATCGACTCGGCGGGGCTCCTGGTCAAGGACGGGACGCTGCCCGAGGTCCGAGACGACGAGCCGCACCCGTTCCACGACCTCGACGGGGTGCACGACATCTACCGGGGCTGGCGTCGGGTCGCCGACGAGTACGCCGACCGGGCGCTGATCGGTGAGGTGTGGCTGCCGGACCGGCAGCGGTTCGCCAACTACCTGCGCCCGGACGAGCTGCACGCCGCGTTCAACTTCGACTTCCTCGGCTGCGCCTGGGACGCCGCGGCGCTGCGGGAGAGCATCGACGGGACGCTGAGCGCGCACGCGCCGGTCAACGCGCCGGCCACCTGGGTGCTCTCCAACCACGACGTCACCCGACACGTCACCCGCTACGGTCGCGCTGACACCCGGTTCAGCTTCGCCGCCAAGCGCGAGGGCACCCCCACCGACCTGGAGTTGGGCACCCGTCGGGCCCGCGCCGCCGCGCTTTTGTCACTGTCGCTGCCCGGCGCCGCCTACGTCTACCAGGGCGAGGAGCTGGGCCTCTACGAGGTCGAGGACATCCCGTACGCGCTGCGGCAGGACCCGATGTGGGAGCGGTCCGGTCGGATCGACCCCGGTCGCGACGGCTGCCGCGTACCGCTGCCGTGGGGCGGGGACGAGCCGCCCTTCGAGTTCAGCCCCGAGGGTGCCGCGACGCCGTGGCTGCCGCAGCCAGCCGACTGGAAGGACCGGACGGCCAGCGCGCAGACCGGCGACTCGGCCTCGATGCTGGAGCTGTACCGGGCGGCGATCCAGGCCCGGAAGGCCGACCCGGCGCTCGGTGACGGTGAGCTGACCTGGCTGCCCGCCCCGGACGGGGTGCTCGCGTTCAGCCGCGGCGGTGGCTTCAGCTGCCTGGTCAACCTCTCCGCAGCGCCGGTGCCGATGCCAGCTCAGGGGGAGCTGGTGCTGGCCAGCGGGCCGCTCGACGACGGGATGCTGCCGTCCGACACGGCGGTCTGGCTGCGTACCGCCGAATCCACCGACGGGCCGCGTGGGGCGGACGGCCCGGCCTGA